A DNA window from Flavisolibacter ginsenosidimutans contains the following coding sequences:
- a CDS encoding M20 metallopeptidase family protein — protein sequence MQEPDLILWCEETWPVFASAYLRPMLLQKIKHLASQYKNEFIGIRQHLHAHPELSYKEFETSQYVQQKLRDYKIPFEVKAATGVVGLIEGKNPSSRIVALRADMDALPINEENDVPYKSTKTGIMHACGHDVHTTCLLGAAKILSETKAEWEGTVKLIFQPGEEKNPGGASLLINEGVLQNPAPQCIFGLHVNPQLEVGKLSFRGGKVMASADELYITVRSKGGHAAAPHLTADTILVASHLVVGLQQVISRNRDPFTPSVLTVSSFQGGYTTNVIPSEVKLMGTFRAMDEGWRFKAHGIIKKLAKELVESMGAEADVHIDVGYPTVYNNEALNDYAKSLAADFMGKEKVEETEVRMGAEDFGYYSQKIPGCFFRLGTANKAKGLTSGVHTPTFNIDEDAIEIGMGMMAVFGSSANFFSSQATA from the coding sequence ATGCAAGAACCAGACCTCATCCTTTGGTGTGAAGAAACGTGGCCTGTTTTTGCTTCGGCTTATCTTCGCCCCATGCTTCTGCAAAAAATAAAACACCTCGCTTCACAATACAAAAACGAATTCATCGGCATTCGCCAACACCTTCATGCACATCCCGAACTTTCGTACAAAGAATTTGAAACCTCTCAATACGTTCAGCAAAAACTTCGCGATTACAAGATTCCTTTTGAAGTAAAGGCGGCCACTGGCGTTGTCGGATTGATTGAAGGAAAAAATCCCTCTTCACGCATCGTAGCCCTTCGTGCCGACATGGACGCTTTGCCCATCAACGAAGAAAACGACGTGCCGTACAAATCAACGAAGACAGGCATTATGCACGCCTGCGGCCACGACGTGCACACGACTTGTTTGCTTGGCGCGGCAAAAATTTTATCGGAAACAAAAGCCGAATGGGAAGGCACGGTGAAGTTGATTTTTCAGCCCGGCGAAGAAAAAAATCCCGGCGGCGCAAGCCTGCTCATTAACGAAGGCGTGCTCCAAAACCCAGCACCGCAGTGCATCTTTGGCCTGCATGTTAATCCGCAGTTGGAAGTAGGCAAACTCAGTTTTCGCGGCGGCAAAGTCATGGCCAGTGCTGATGAACTGTACATCACCGTTCGCAGCAAAGGCGGCCACGCGGCAGCACCGCATCTCACCGCCGACACCATCCTCGTTGCTTCGCACCTGGTGGTGGGTTTGCAACAAGTCATTAGCCGCAACCGCGACCCGTTCACGCCTTCTGTTCTTACCGTTTCTTCGTTCCAGGGTGGTTACACAACCAACGTGATTCCGTCCGAAGTAAAGCTCATGGGCACCTTTCGCGCCATGGACGAAGGCTGGCGTTTTAAGGCGCACGGCATCATTAAAAAACTTGCAAAAGAATTGGTGGAAAGTATGGGCGCCGAAGCCGACGTGCACATTGATGTAGGCTATCCAACCGTTTACAACAACGAAGCGCTGAACGATTACGCAAAAAGCCTCGCCGCAGATTTTATGGGCAAGGAAAAAGTAGAAGAAACCGAAGTGCGCATGGGTGCCGAAGATTTTGGTTATTACTCGCAAAAAATCCCCGGTTGTTTTTTCCGGCTGGGAACGGCCAACAAAGCAAAGGGCTTAACATCGGGTGTGCACACGCCAACCTTTAATATTGACGAAGATGCCATTGAAATCGGCATGGGCATGATGGCCGTGTTTGGCAGTTCGGCAAATTTTTTCTCTTCGCAAGCAACGGCGTAA
- a CDS encoding cyclic nucleotide-binding domain-containing protein: protein MNEATLKKIDLFAGLATAELAELQAYLKRQSHPAQQTIFWMNEKGDRLYIVEEGKVEISYTDEDGRDVSLAVLEPGAFFGELSLIDGEPHSATARSLEQTALLTLDRDSFYLFLNKHPQLSRTLLQVLTLRLRQSTARINVIPNINEQVEAKSTRLQRSVDNLARLLTSGWFLLFYIFFIVGWMTVQVFLYHRRYAQPVSFLDQPPAFALLEFILTLVSFLLTILILNSQRRQAEADRIRGEVEYQINLKSQTEVVKLQLKMDELLDKINKLETKGTKEKNEPPSSFDGLI, encoded by the coding sequence ATGAACGAAGCCACCTTAAAAAAAATTGATTTGTTTGCCGGTTTGGCAACCGCTGAACTGGCGGAGTTGCAGGCTTATTTAAAAAGGCAAAGCCATCCTGCGCAGCAAACCATTTTTTGGATGAACGAAAAAGGCGACCGCCTGTACATTGTGGAAGAAGGAAAAGTAGAGATAAGTTATACCGATGAAGACGGTCGCGACGTAAGTCTTGCCGTGTTGGAACCGGGTGCCTTCTTTGGCGAACTTTCCCTGATTGACGGAGAACCACATTCGGCCACAGCCCGATCGCTGGAACAAACTGCTTTGCTCACCCTCGACAGGGATTCGTTTTATCTTTTTTTGAACAAGCATCCGCAGTTAAGCCGCACCTTGCTGCAAGTGTTGACCCTGCGTCTTCGGCAAAGCACGGCACGCATCAACGTCATTCCGAACATAAACGAGCAGGTAGAAGCAAAAAGCACCCGTTTGCAGCGGTCGGTTGACAATCTTGCCCGGCTGCTAACGAGCGGATGGTTTCTTCTGTTTTACATCTTTTTTATTGTAGGCTGGATGACGGTGCAGGTTTTTCTTTATCATCGGCGCTATGCGCAACCCGTTTCGTTTTTGGATCAGCCGCCTGCCTTCGCTTTGCTTGAATTTATCCTTACGCTTGTTTCCTTTTTGCTGACCATTCTCATTTTGAACAGCCAGCGAAGACAGGCGGAAGCCGACCGCATTCGCGGAGAAGTTGAATACCAAATAAACTTAAAGTCGCAGACGGAAGTGGTAAAGCTGCAATTGAAAATGGACGAATTGCTGGACAAAATAAACAAGTTGGAAACAAAGGGCACAAAAGAAAAAAACGAACCGCCCTCGTCTTTCGACGGTTTGATTTAA
- a CDS encoding ABC transporter ATP-binding protein: protein MIEVKGLRKSFGDKTIINGVDVELRPGMCNLIIGSSGSGKSVFTKCLVGLFQPDSGQIFYDRKDFTAMTTDQKKEVRKEIGMLFQGSALFSSMTVEENVVFPLDMFTKKSTKEKRERVNEVLERVNLKGANKKFPAELSGGMMKRVGIARAIVLNPKYLFVDEPNSGLDPQTSGLIDHLIKEITDEYKITTVVVTHDMNSVMEIGDHIMYLYKGEKEWEGNNKEIIFSKNQRLNEFIFASEFLRDAKDMRMLEETGKIANDRNMAELTQDDAPTLVPPPEEEKKEE from the coding sequence ATGATTGAAGTAAAAGGACTGCGAAAAAGCTTTGGCGATAAAACCATCATCAACGGAGTGGATGTAGAGCTTCGCCCCGGCATGTGTAATCTTATCATTGGCAGTAGCGGCAGCGGCAAAAGCGTTTTTACCAAATGTCTGGTCGGTCTTTTTCAGCCGGACAGCGGGCAGATATTTTACGACCGCAAAGACTTCACAGCCATGACCACCGACCAGAAAAAAGAAGTGCGCAAAGAAATTGGAATGCTGTTCCAGGGCTCCGCGCTTTTCAGCAGCATGACGGTGGAAGAGAACGTGGTATTTCCGCTTGACATGTTCACAAAAAAGAGCACGAAGGAAAAACGCGAACGTGTAAATGAAGTGTTGGAAAGAGTGAACCTGAAAGGCGCCAACAAAAAGTTTCCGGCTGAATTAAGCGGTGGCATGATGAAACGTGTGGGCATTGCGCGGGCCATTGTACTGAACCCGAAGTATTTGTTTGTAGATGAACCCAACTCCGGCCTTGACCCGCAAACCTCGGGATTGATTGACCACCTTATTAAAGAAATCACGGACGAATACAAAATCACCACCGTCGTTGTAACCCACGACATGAACAGCGTGATGGAGATTGGCGACCACATTATGTACTTGTACAAAGGCGAGAAAGAATGGGAAGGCAACAACAAAGAAATCATCTTTAGCAAGAACCAGCGGCTGAACGAATTCATTTTTGCCTCGGAGTTTTTGCGCGACGCGAAGGACATGCGGATGCTGGAAGAAACCGGCAAAATTGCCAACGACCGAAACATGGCGGAACTAACGCAGGATGATGCACCGACGCTTGTGCCGCCGCCGGAGGAAGAAAAAAAAGAGGAATAA
- a CDS encoding mechanosensitive ion channel family protein, giving the protein MDVETNKERSKEIKNAKGSGHHKAWVIGYVVTALVFIAVYFLLQFKVFGLLGTYRSLLQRLSLAGFVVSVVLIIARVIIASIAKRSENKKEQYNVIRLIRLLSVLLALFIVVTFLFAKWYTAAVSLGLFSLILGFALQTPISSLIGWFYIIIRTPYRIGDRIQVGTFTGDVVEIGYLDTTLWEFHGDYLSNDVPSGRLIRFPNTLVLQSQVYNYSWRKFPFIWNEIPFQIAYESDFDFVEKTVKEVATRELGDGMKEAIEKFKELVQQTPVDELEIKEYPFVVFRVNANTWVEVVLTYLVPPKKASGIRSRLIKSIIRELLKEPDKVLFPKSNSR; this is encoded by the coding sequence ATGGATGTTGAAACAAATAAGGAGCGAAGCAAGGAAATTAAAAATGCAAAGGGCTCCGGTCATCATAAAGCCTGGGTAATTGGTTACGTTGTGACCGCACTCGTTTTTATCGCAGTTTATTTTTTGCTCCAGTTTAAAGTCTTCGGTTTGCTGGGCACGTACCGAAGCTTGTTGCAACGCCTTTCGCTTGCCGGCTTTGTCGTATCGGTCGTTCTCATCATCGCAAGAGTTATCATTGCGTCCATTGCCAAGCGTTCGGAAAACAAAAAAGAGCAGTACAACGTCATTCGCCTCATTCGATTGTTAAGCGTATTGCTTGCACTCTTTATTGTCGTTACGTTTTTGTTTGCCAAATGGTACACGGCGGCTGTTTCGCTAGGACTGTTTTCACTCATTCTCGGCTTTGCCTTGCAAACGCCCATCTCTTCGCTCATTGGTTGGTTTTACATCATCATTCGCACGCCTTACCGCATTGGGGATAGAATACAAGTCGGCACATTCACCGGTGACGTGGTGGAGATTGGTTACCTCGATACAACCTTGTGGGAATTTCACGGCGATTATCTTTCCAATGATGTTCCCAGCGGACGCCTCATCCGCTTTCCCAACACGTTGGTGTTGCAATCGCAGGTGTACAATTACTCCTGGCGAAAGTTTCCCTTCATCTGGAATGAAATTCCTTTTCAAATAGCCTACGAAAGCGATTTTGATTTTGTAGAAAAGACGGTGAAAGAAGTAGCAACAAGAGAATTGGGTGACGGCATGAAGGAAGCCATTGAAAAGTTTAAAGAACTGGTGCAGCAAACGCCGGTTGATGAATTGGAAATAAAAGAATATCCTTTCGTTGTTTTCAGGGTAAACGCAAATACATGGGTAGAAGTGGTGTTAACGTATTTGGTGCCGCCAAAGAAAGCATCGGGCATTCGCAGCCGCCTGATTAAATCCATCATTCGTGAATTGCTGAAAGAACCGGATAAAGTTTTGTTTCCAAAGTCAAATTCGCGATGA
- a CDS encoding MlaE family ABC transporter permease — MKYFGDLGKYLLMIKGMFSRPENFRMYWREFMHQCSEIGIGSLGIVTIISVFMGAVSTAQTAYQLTSPLIQKYTIAMVVRDTVILEFAPTLVCIVLAGVVGSKIAGELGNMRVSEQIDALEIMGINTKAYLIGPKILAAIVVIPMLVVLAAGLGIWGGRLAGTLTGILSGDEFDKGLLSSFDPYNAFFCMAKAYTFAFIISSIPSYFGYYVNGGALEIGRASTRSVVVSCIAILFADYTLAALLL, encoded by the coding sequence ATGAAATATTTTGGCGACCTGGGTAAATATCTGCTGATGATTAAAGGCATGTTTTCACGGCCGGAAAATTTTCGGATGTACTGGCGTGAGTTCATGCACCAATGTTCTGAAATCGGCATCGGGTCTTTAGGAATCGTTACCATCATTTCTGTGTTCATGGGTGCTGTGTCCACGGCGCAAACAGCCTACCAGTTAACCTCGCCGCTCATTCAGAAATATACCATTGCCATGGTTGTACGTGACACGGTAATTCTTGAATTTGCACCCACGCTTGTTTGCATTGTGTTGGCCGGTGTTGTCGGCAGCAAGATTGCCGGTGAGTTGGGAAACATGCGGGTATCGGAACAAATTGACGCGTTGGAAATTATGGGCATCAACACTAAAGCATATTTGATAGGACCGAAAATTTTGGCAGCCATAGTGGTCATACCAATGTTGGTGGTGTTGGCGGCAGGGCTTGGAATTTGGGGAGGTCGCCTGGCTGGAACCTTAACCGGCATTCTTTCAGGCGACGAATTCGACAAAGGATTGTTGTCTTCCTTTGATCCCTACAACGCATTTTTCTGCATGGCCAAAGCATACACTTTCGCCTTCATCATTTCCAGCATCCCATCGTATTTTGGTTATTATGTAAACGGAGGGGCGCTTGAAATCGGCAGGGCCAGCACGCGTTCAGTAGTGGTTAGCTGCATTGCCATCTTGTTTGCCGATTACACGCTGGCCGCTCTTCTTTTGTAA
- a CDS encoding NADP-dependent malic enzyme: MQKDSRKQAALEYHAKGRPGKIEVIPTKEAKTQRDLSLAYSPGVAEPCKEIAANKEAVYQYTAKGNLVAVISNGTAVLGLGDIGPEAGKPVMEGKGVLFKIFADIDVFDIEVAETDPEKFVQIVKALEPTFGGINLEDIKAPECFIIEKALREQLTIPVMHDDQHGTAIISSAALLNALQLQKKKIDKVRFVVNGAGAAAMACMNLYVSLGANPQNFCVFDVKGPLTKERNDVEDFKQKFANASPGLTLDKALKDADVFVGLSVGNVVTADMVRSMAKNPIVFAMANPDPEIGWEEATGVRKDLIMATGRSDYPNQVNNVLGFPYIFRGALDVRATQINEAMKLAAVKALAELAQTPVPDIVNLAYNAKTISFGPDYIIPKPLDPRLLATVGPAVAKAAIESGVAQKPITDWEAYATDLNKRLGLDNQVMRVLGSKARRDPRRIVFAEADNVKILKAAQIVIDEGVGFPILLGDETKIKTLAAANGIDIEGLPIFDPRSDAMEEMRNKFAALFFKKRGRKGFNYYESKKIMKDRNYFGCMMVETGEADAMISGLTKNYPDTIRPALQCIGVEEGIDKIAGMYLMLTKKGPLFMADTTVNIHPTADELAEITLLVAKEVRNFNIIPRIAMLSFSNFGSSNSPEAKLVADARAIVKEQMPNLIVDGEMQASVAFNKDLMKENYPFCELVDKDVNTLIFPNLASGNIAYNLLSGLGAAEAIGPILLGLKKPVHILQLGSSVRSITNMAMIAVVDAQLKSQAAADENAKNSWWKRRKERKNEASQQ, encoded by the coding sequence ATGCAAAAAGATTCGCGCAAACAAGCCGCGTTGGAATATCACGCAAAAGGCAGGCCCGGAAAGATTGAAGTCATCCCTACAAAAGAAGCCAAAACCCAACGCGATTTATCGTTGGCTTACTCGCCGGGTGTAGCCGAGCCCTGCAAAGAAATTGCTGCCAACAAAGAAGCCGTTTATCAATACACTGCCAAAGGAAATTTAGTGGCTGTTATCTCTAACGGCACAGCCGTTTTGGGCTTGGGCGATATTGGTCCCGAAGCGGGCAAACCCGTGATGGAAGGCAAAGGCGTCCTCTTTAAAATCTTCGCCGACATTGACGTATTTGACATTGAAGTGGCCGAAACCGATCCCGAAAAATTCGTGCAAATTGTAAAAGCGCTTGAACCAACCTTCGGTGGCATCAACCTCGAAGACATTAAAGCACCCGAATGCTTCATCATTGAAAAAGCCCTGCGCGAACAGTTGACAATTCCTGTGATGCACGACGACCAGCACGGCACGGCCATCATCTCTTCTGCTGCATTGCTTAACGCACTTCAGCTCCAAAAAAAGAAAATTGACAAGGTGCGCTTTGTAGTGAACGGCGCCGGCGCTGCGGCCATGGCCTGCATGAATTTGTACGTGTCGCTGGGCGCCAATCCGCAAAATTTTTGCGTGTTCGACGTGAAAGGACCGCTGACGAAAGAACGCAACGACGTAGAAGACTTTAAACAAAAATTTGCCAACGCCTCACCGGGCCTTACGCTTGATAAAGCGCTGAAAGATGCCGATGTTTTTGTGGGCTTAAGCGTAGGCAATGTGGTTACCGCCGACATGGTTCGCAGCATGGCAAAGAATCCCATTGTGTTTGCCATGGCCAATCCTGATCCGGAAATTGGTTGGGAAGAAGCCACCGGTGTAAGAAAGGATTTAATCATGGCGACGGGCCGCAGCGATTATCCCAACCAGGTGAACAACGTGCTTGGTTTCCCGTACATCTTTCGCGGCGCACTTGATGTTCGCGCCACGCAAATCAACGAAGCCATGAAACTGGCCGCCGTAAAGGCTTTGGCCGAACTGGCGCAAACGCCTGTGCCCGACATTGTGAACCTTGCCTACAACGCAAAAACAATTTCTTTCGGTCCCGATTACATCATTCCCAAGCCCCTCGACCCACGCCTTCTTGCCACCGTTGGTCCGGCCGTCGCCAAGGCTGCAATAGAAAGCGGCGTGGCGCAAAAACCCATCACCGATTGGGAAGCTTATGCAACGGATTTGAACAAACGTTTGGGCCTCGACAACCAGGTGATGCGTGTATTGGGCAGCAAGGCCCGCCGCGATCCGCGCCGCATTGTATTTGCCGAAGCCGACAATGTAAAAATTTTAAAAGCCGCGCAAATTGTCATTGACGAAGGCGTGGGCTTCCCGATTTTGTTGGGTGATGAAACCAAGATTAAAACCCTTGCGGCCGCCAACGGCATTGACATTGAAGGCCTGCCCATCTTTGATCCGCGCAGTGATGCGATGGAAGAAATGCGCAACAAGTTTGCTGCCTTGTTTTTCAAAAAACGGGGCCGCAAAGGCTTCAACTATTACGAGAGCAAAAAGATCATGAAAGACCGCAACTACTTTGGTTGCATGATGGTGGAAACCGGCGAAGCCGACGCCATGATTTCGGGCCTGACAAAAAATTATCCAGACACAATTCGCCCGGCTTTGCAGTGCATTGGTGTGGAGGAGGGCATTGATAAAATTGCGGGCATGTACCTGATGCTCACCAAAAAAGGGCCGTTGTTCATGGCCGATACTACGGTGAACATCCATCCCACCGCCGATGAATTGGCAGAAATTACGTTGTTGGTGGCAAAGGAAGTGCGCAACTTCAACATCATTCCCCGCATTGCCATGTTAAGTTTTTCCAACTTCGGCAGCAGCAATTCGCCGGAAGCCAAACTGGTAGCCGATGCAAGGGCCATTGTAAAAGAACAAATGCCCAACCTGATTGTTGACGGTGAGATGCAGGCCAGCGTTGCCTTCAACAAGGATTTGATGAAGGAGAATTATCCCTTTTGCGAGTTGGTGGACAAAGACGTGAACACACTCATTTTTCCGAATCTTGCTTCGGGCAATATTGCGTACAATTTGCTGAGCGGACTCGGAGCGGCCGAAGCCATTGGCCCAATTTTATTAGGCCTGAAGAAGCCGGTGCACATTTTACAGTTGGGAAGTTCGGTGCGCAGCATTACCAACATGGCCATGATTGCCGTGGTGGATGCTCAACTGAAAAGCCAGGCTGCCGCCGATGAAAATGCAAAAAACTCGTGGTGGAAAAGACGGAAGGAAAGAAAAAACGAAGCATCGCAACAATAG
- a CDS encoding DUF937 domain-containing protein codes for MFDQILDLVKSHLGNNPQVAAAVPPGQEDAVHREVATQIQNGLATQAAAQGGVGGLLSHLQSGLTSGSPVVNAIEGGLMGTLGSKFGLPPAATGAIAAALPGLLQKFAHKANDPNDPSITPDSISKHLPNLGGLGGALGGLFGGR; via the coding sequence ATGTTTGATCAAATTCTGGATCTCGTCAAAAGTCATTTGGGCAATAACCCGCAAGTTGCTGCAGCTGTTCCACCCGGACAGGAAGACGCGGTTCACCGCGAAGTAGCTACGCAAATTCAAAACGGTTTGGCCACGCAAGCGGCCGCGCAGGGCGGTGTAGGTGGTTTGCTCTCGCACTTGCAAAGCGGTTTAACCAGCGGTAGCCCGGTAGTGAACGCAATTGAAGGTGGATTGATGGGTACGCTCGGTAGCAAATTTGGTTTACCGCCTGCTGCCACCGGCGCAATTGCAGCGGCCTTACCCGGTTTGTTGCAAAAGTTTGCACACAAGGCGAACGATCCGAATGATCCAAGCATTACGCCGGACAGCATCTCGAAACACCTGCCCAATCTTGGCGGCTTGGGTGGGGCACTGGGCGGATTATTTGGCGGACGATAA
- a CDS encoding tetratricopeptide repeat protein has translation MRLCALVLLLLLLQFRGSGQNAVTDSLWAVLQKQKADTSKAKTLRLLSYYYKNSKPDSALILAQNAYSLSKKWHDEKGEASSLGLMAAAFNWLGNFTKALEYYLEELKIVERTGDAKSLASVYISMALVYNSQKDVDNALKYGYAADSIVRVDSLRELSLYTALDIGDIYTNAGQLDSAAAYTERCYQNSLKEKNDLLIGTALNNLGNIYFKSAEYTKANRCYKEAASYLRAKQDYFNLAECYLGLAKTYNRLNRPDYALFYARTALLISSQNGFLKHAVNASEFLTQLYKEDNNIDSAFAVQQNYLRLKDSFDNSEKIRTMQSLTISERIRQQQMAEERLEEEIARKEKLEFFFMGAFIPVLFFLSAYIARKRVNRRVIQILGVFALLFFFEYITLLLHPVVSNTAHQSPVLELIIFVAIAAILLPAHHKAEHWLVAKLTSRHEKYLAGLESARSREAEKTE, from the coding sequence ATGAGGCTATGCGCTCTTGTGCTGCTTCTTTTGTTGCTTCAGTTTCGCGGCAGCGGACAGAATGCTGTTACCGACAGCTTGTGGGCTGTGCTGCAAAAGCAAAAGGCCGATACAAGCAAAGCCAAAACACTGCGGTTGCTCAGCTATTATTACAAAAACAGCAAGCCCGATTCGGCTTTGATATTGGCTCAAAATGCTTATAGCCTTTCAAAAAAATGGCACGACGAAAAAGGCGAAGCAAGTTCCCTGGGATTGATGGCCGCCGCTTTCAACTGGCTGGGAAATTTCACCAAGGCTTTAGAATACTATCTCGAAGAACTGAAAATTGTTGAACGCACCGGCGATGCAAAAAGCCTGGCTTCGGTTTACATAAGCATGGCGTTGGTTTACAACAGCCAGAAGGATGTTGACAATGCGCTTAAATACGGTTATGCCGCCGATTCAATTGTAAGAGTTGACAGCTTGCGTGAGCTTTCGCTTTATACTGCCCTTGACATCGGTGATATTTATACAAACGCAGGCCAGCTTGACTCGGCTGCTGCCTATACGGAACGCTGTTATCAAAACTCGCTGAAGGAAAAAAATGATTTACTTATTGGAACAGCGCTGAATAATCTTGGCAACATTTATTTTAAAAGTGCAGAATACACAAAAGCAAATCGCTGTTACAAGGAAGCAGCGTCTTATTTAAGAGCGAAGCAAGATTACTTCAATCTTGCAGAATGTTACCTTGGATTGGCAAAAACTTACAATCGATTAAACCGACCTGACTATGCGTTGTTTTATGCGCGAACGGCGCTGCTCATAAGTTCACAAAATGGTTTTCTAAAACACGCCGTTAACGCCAGCGAATTTCTTACACAATTGTACAAAGAAGATAACAACATTGACAGTGCCTTTGCCGTTCAGCAAAATTATTTACGGCTGAAGGATTCCTTTGACAACAGCGAAAAAATCAGGACAATGCAAAGCCTTACAATTTCTGAAAGAATTCGGCAACAGCAAATGGCCGAAGAAAGATTGGAAGAAGAAATAGCCAGAAAAGAAAAGCTCGAATTTTTCTTTATGGGCGCCTTCATCCCCGTCCTTTTCTTTTTGAGCGCTTACATCGCCCGGAAACGAGTAAACAGAAGGGTTATTCAAATTCTGGGCGTTTTTGCGCTTCTCTTCTTTTTCGAATACATCACATTACTGCTGCATCCGGTTGTTTCAAATACCGCTCACCAATCTCCCGTTCTCGAACTAATCATCTTTGTAGCCATTGCTGCTATTTTGCTACCCGCACACCACAAAGCAGAACACTGGCTCGTGGCAAAGCTCACCAGCAGGCACGAAAAATACCTGGCCGGTTTAGAGTCGGCCAGGAGTAGAGAAGCGGAAAAAACTGAATAA
- a CDS encoding DUF5995 family protein yields MNEINSIAGVIVCLDKIVQESIQTQSRTGYFAALYKRMTKAVSEGIAAGQFEDGKRMEQLDIAFAKRYLEAFEAFQNKKECSASWQCALSGCGNRSLIVLQHLILGINTHINLDLAIAAATVGPGQSIHALENDFNRINLVIASLVDDVQHCLEEVWFPMRWLNRIATKPEEAVLNFSIGAARKTAWANAVILANMDAHQQQAQIKTMDLMVQTVGNAVIHPGFWPQLLLRLIRAMEYEDVSRTIRLIDTTVV; encoded by the coding sequence ATGAATGAAATCAACTCCATTGCCGGCGTTATTGTTTGCCTCGACAAAATTGTGCAGGAAAGCATTCAAACGCAGAGCCGCACAGGCTATTTTGCAGCCTTGTACAAACGAATGACAAAAGCCGTGAGCGAAGGCATTGCGGCCGGTCAGTTTGAAGACGGTAAACGAATGGAACAACTGGACATTGCGTTTGCCAAACGTTATCTCGAAGCTTTTGAGGCTTTTCAAAACAAAAAAGAATGTTCGGCCTCGTGGCAGTGCGCTTTATCGGGTTGCGGCAATCGTTCGCTTATTGTTTTGCAGCACCTGATTTTGGGCATCAACACACACATTAATCTCGACCTCGCCATTGCTGCGGCCACGGTTGGGCCCGGCCAAAGCATTCACGCTCTGGAGAATGATTTTAACCGCATCAACCTTGTCATTGCTTCGTTGGTTGACGATGTGCAACATTGTTTAGAAGAGGTTTGGTTTCCCATGCGGTGGCTGAACAGAATTGCAACAAAGCCCGAAGAAGCCGTTTTGAATTTTAGCATTGGCGCCGCCCGAAAGACGGCTTGGGCCAATGCGGTAATCCTCGCAAATATGGATGCGCATCAACAGCAGGCACAGATCAAAACAATGGACTTGATGGTGCAAACGGTTGGCAATGCCGTTATACATCCGGGCTTCTGGCCGCAGCTTTTGTTGCGCTTAATCCGGGCGATGGAATACGAAGACGTGTCGCGAACGATACGGTTGATAGACACAACCGTGGTGTAA
- a CDS encoding GlsB/YeaQ/YmgE family stress response membrane protein, with protein sequence MTLIGFLVLLVVAAVCGAIGQSLAGYDLGGCLVSIVVGFIGAYLGMWLAGKFGLPEVFTVHIQGKSFPILWAIIGSAVFTLIMALLRSAFTGRRY encoded by the coding sequence ATGACACTTATCGGATTTTTGGTGCTGCTGGTTGTTGCCGCCGTTTGCGGCGCCATCGGACAATCGTTGGCTGGTTATGATTTGGGCGGCTGCCTTGTTTCAATTGTCGTGGGCTTCATCGGCGCGTATCTCGGAATGTGGCTTGCGGGCAAATTCGGTTTGCCCGAAGTTTTTACCGTGCACATTCAAGGCAAATCTTTTCCCATTTTGTGGGCCATCATCGGATCGGCTGTATTTACACTCATCATGGCTTTGTTGCGAAGTGCGTTCACCGGACGGCGGTACTGA